CTTTGTTTAGGGCCTCTAAGCGCACCTAGTGCTTAGGCCTACTACACAGGAGGTTGTCATGGCTGTTAGCCGTCGCATGGAGGTTGTGTTCGGATCGGTGTTCCCCGCTGGGGCATACCTCGTCGGTGACGTCGAGCCGGTGCAGGACTACAAGCAGGAGAAGCGCCCCGACGGATCGCGTCCACAGCAGGTGGACCCCGACACAGGTGAGCTCATCTGGACCGTCCCGGTCCTCGACGCCGACCCGGAGGCCCGCAAGAACGAGAAGACGATCAACGTCAAGATCTCCGCCCGCCAGCAGCCCGTACCCCCGGCTAACCCGGATGGACTGCCCTTCATCCCGGTTGAGTTCGAGGGGCTGACACTCACGCCGTGGGTCGACGACAACGGGCAGTTTCCGCGGTTGGCGTGGTCGTATCGGGCCAAGGGCATGACGGCTCCTGGCAAGTCGTCCAAGGGCTCTGCCGCTGGCCGGTCGGAGTCGGCGGCTGCGTGATGACCGTTCTAGGTGCTTGGGGAGGCCGCCTGATCCGTGGGCTGATGCTTACGGGTCGGGCGGCTACCCCTGCGGTCTGGCGTCTCCTCGTCCTGTGGCTGGCCCTGTGTGTCCTTGCTCGCGTGGTGGAGTTGCTGCCGGCAGAAGTGCACTTCGAGGTCTTGCCGCTGGGCGGGTGGGATACGACTGTGCTCGCGCCATGGGCAGAGCTGTTCGACACCAGTGCCACGTTCCTGCTCTGGTCCGTCGTGGCTCTGGTTGGGGTCGTGTTGGTCCTCTCGGTCTGGCTACCCGATTCGGTCTCGGCATGGATCGGTCGACGGTATGTGCGTCGGTCCTTCATTGACGTCGCTCGTTCCTCGGGTCTGTCCGAGCGCGTGGATGAAGGGGGTGAGACTACGTGGCTTGATCCTCGCCTCCTGCGGGTGACCTCGCAGGGTGGGGTGGTCGTGGCTCGCGTCCGGGCTCGCCGCGGTCAGTCCTCGGCAGATCTCCTCGCCGGGGCGGAGAGGTTGGCGGCCGGCGTGGACGCTGTGGCCTTTCGGTCATCGGTCGTTTCACCATCGGTGGTTGAGGTCCGGCTGACGATGCTGGACGCCCTGGCCGCTCCGACGATGGCCGCCTTGCCAGCTGGTCGACCGACGGGGACGAAACTCGAGGAAGTCGACGTCGGGCGCGACGAGTCGGGGATGCCCTGGCGACTGTCGCTCGTCGGGAAGCACACCCTCGTCGCGGGGCGCTCGGGTGCCGGGAAGGGGTCGATCCTCTGGGGTTCTGTCGCCTCCCTCGCCCCGTGGATCGCCCAGGACACGGTCCGAGTGCATGGGGTGGACCTCAAGCGCGGCGTCGAGATCGCCATGGGTGACGGTCTGATGTACCGCACCGCCTACCGCCCCGAGCAGGCCTTGGTCGTCCTTCGCGACCTGCTGACGATTATCGACGAGCGGGCCGCACGGATGGTGGGCCAGTCACGACTTCACGAGGCGAAGCCCGGTGATCCGCTCCACCTCCTCGTCATCGATGAGCTCGCCGCCCTGACCGCCTACGCGGACGCCGAGGTCAAGAAGGAGGGAAACCGCCTTCTCGCCGAGATCTTGACGCAGGGACGCGCGATGGGTGTCGTCGTGGTGGCCTGTGTGCAGGACCCCAAGAAGGAGACCGTTCCCGCACGCGGCCTGTTCACACAGACGATCGCGCTTCGCCTCGCATCGGCCGATGAGGTCCGGATGGTCCTTGGGCAGGGAATGAGCGAGGAAGCACCGGCCCACCGCATCCCGACCGACATGCCCGGCACGGGCTATCTCGTCACCGAGGAGGGTTCGGCAGCTCGGGTCCGGGCGCACTTCTGGTCGGACGAGCTGATCAGGGCCACGGCTGCCCACTTCCCGACGGTTGAGCGGTGGGTGCCTCCGCTGGAGGAGTCGGCGGCGGCCGGCGTGCACTTCGGCTAGGGCACTCGAGATCAAGACGTGGCCAGAAACGACGGGGGCGAAGCTCCGCGACCTCGTGAACGGCGGCCGCGGTCGCCTCGCAAGAAGACCACGAGCAACGAGACAACGAACGTCATTGCACTGGGAGGAGTTCGTGATGGTGCCGAATGAGAGGACACGCGCCGCGACTCGCACGCTGGCGACGCTCAACACCCACGGGGCATGTGTGGGTCACCCGCACCCCGACTGGTGGTTTCCCGAGCGCGGCAAGGACGACACGCACAAGGCGATGCAGGTGTGCGCCTCATGTCCCGTCCGGAAGATGTGCCGGGAGTACGCGAAGACGTGGCACGACGTGGGCGTGTGGGGTGGGAGCACCGCCGATGAGCGGGAAGAGCTGCACCTGGTCGCCCTTCCCAAGGGGTGGGCCGGCATGACGCTGCCCGGTCTCGAGCTGGGTGAGACCGCATGAGTTGGATGCTGGCCCTCGCGCCCTCCCAGGTCCTCCCTCTTCGCTCGGCCGTGGGTCGAGGTGCTGCGGTTGCCTGCGACGAGTGCGGCACAGTCTTCGTCCGCCGCATTGACGCTCGCGTGATCTTCCCGACGACCTCGGACGCCATCGCAGCGGCCACAACCTTCTGTGAGGGCTGGTCATACGTCATCGGGGATGGCCGAGATCACCTCGTGTGTGTTGATTGCGTGACCACGCGCTCGACTGTGGGGGAGTTCTGATGGGACGGAGTGCGCCGATCTCCGGCATTGACGCCGAAGCGCGTCGTCTCATCCGTGGCTACGGCCTCACGGTGCGTCAGTACGTGCAGCACTTCCGTGGAGACCTGACGAGGTGGCCGGGTGATTCGTGCGGGTGTCCCGACGACCGGTGCCGTGGCTACCACCACGCGGAGGATGACCCTTGCGGCTGCTTGCCGGCCCTGCTCGAGGACCTGACGTGAGCCGCCCGCGAGGACACAGCCACCCGGCACTGAAGCGCCAAGAGGGGCTGAGCAATCTGACCGATCGGTCGGTGGAAGCGGTCCGGCAGCTGCTCGCCCGCGGCGATCTGGACAAGTTCACTCATGCTGCTAGCCGGGTCGGATTCTGCCAGCGTCCAATTCGTCTCCATGGCCAGTCGGCCACCATCGATGCCAGGACGGGCGAAGTCTCGTCGACGTTCTCCTCTGACGAAGCCCCTCTCGGCGTGCTGCTCACTAGGTGCGGGAATCGCCGGGAATCGGTGTGCACATCGTGCTCACGGGTTTATGCCCGCGACACCTTCGAGATGATCCGGTGCGGGTTGGAGGGCGGGAAGGGAGTCCCCGAGCGGGTCGCAGAGAACCCTCTTGCCTTTGTGACGGTGACCGCCCCGTCATTCGGTCCGGTGCACTCCACTCGCGGAGGCCGGCTCTGTCATCCCCGAGGGCAGGAGACCTGCAGGCACGGCCGATCGATGTCGTGCACTACGCGGCACGAGAAGGACGACGCCGTGGTCGGGTCACCGATCTGCTCCGAGTGCTACGACTACCGCGGGCACGTCGTCTGGCAGTACCACGCCCCCGAACTATGGCGGCGGGCGATTCAGGACGTCAGCCGCCAGCTCGCTGCCTTGCTCGGTGTCCCGTCCTCGAGAGTGTCGAAGATCGTCTCCCGGCAGTACGGGCGAACCGCTGAGATGCAGGCCCGGGGTGCGGTCCACTTTCACGCGTTGTTCCGGCTGGACGGCCCGTCGTCGGAGGGCCTTGGTGCCGCGTGCGGTGTCGGGGTCGACGTGATGGTCGAGGCCATCGAGGCGGCCTTCGCCAGAGCCCAGGTCGTCGCACCCCCGACCTTCGACGGTGACCGCTCACGGGTCCTGCGATGCGGTGAACAGATCGACATTCGCGTGGTGCGAGAGGGGACACGTACCGACGACCCGGACGCCCCAATTACTGGGGAGCAGGTCGCGGCCTATTTGGCCAAGTACTCCACCAAGGACACATCATTGGCTGTTCCCGACGGTGCGCACGTACACCGGATCAAAGAGACGTGTGCCCAGGTCCACGAAGAGGCGATGCTGCGGGCCGAGCAACGTCGAGCCGGCGAAGACCCCGCGGTTCCGCTGGACGCCGAAGGCCGGGACCACTACGCGCTGATCGGCAAGTGGACGAAGGAGCTCGGCTATCGCGGTCACTACTCGTCGAAGTCGCGGTGCTACAGCGTGACCTACCGGAGTCTGCGCCGCCGCCGGGCGCGATTCCAGAGAGTCATGCAAGACGAGACAGAACGGGCGAAGAGGGCCGGGAAGCCGGTCGACCTCGAGGCGGTCGAGAAGACATTGCGGGTAGAGGCCGAGGACTCCGAGACGACGCTCGTCGTTGGCATGTGGGAGTTCGTCGGCGCCGGATGGTCGAACGAAGGCGAGGTCGAGATCGCAACGGCCGCTGCAGCTCGGGCACGCGAGTACGCGCAATTGAAGGCTTCAGGGCTCCAGTGACAGGAATGAGCGTGACAACTGCAACTCAAGGGATGAGTGAGGACCATGGATGAGACAACCACCGTGACGTTTCCGCAGTTCATGACGGTGCAGGAGGTGGCGAAGCTGCTGCAGGTTCCGGTGTCGACGGTGTACCACTGGGCCGCGTACGGCGAGGGCCCGCCGTCCTTCAAGGTGGGAAAGCACCGCCGGTTCAAGGCGTCTGCGGTCGCTGAGTGGATAGAAACCGCAGAGGCTCGGGGTGTCGCGTGATCGAGCGTCGTGAGCGGAAGGACGGCGCGGTCACGTATCGCGTCCGGTATCGCACGCCGGATGGACGTTTTCGATCACGTTCCTTTAGGCGCAGGGGCGATGCCGTCGTGTACGAGCGCGAGATGGAAGCGCAGAAGCGACGCGGGGACTGGGTGGACCCACAGCGAGGCCGGATCACGCTGGCCATGGTGTGGGAGGAGTATGAGCGGTCGGGGATGACCCATCTACGAGTAACCACCCAGAACGGGTACCGGTACGCGTGGAAGCACATCGAGCCGACGTTCGGACGGTGGCCGGTCGCGAAGATCGAGCACGCGGACGTGGCCGAATGGGTGTCGGAGCTCTCACGGTCCGTGGGTACCGACACTGTGCGCCGGGCCCATGGCGTCCTGTGCCGGGTCCTCGATCACGCGTGCCGGACTCGCCGTGTTCCGGTCAATGTCGCGCGGGGAGTGCGTCTGCCGAAGCGGGCTCCGGCTCGTGAGCGGATCCTGACCGTGGCGCAGGTGCACGCCCTGGCTGACGGAATGCCCTCGGGCGGGGACGTGGTCCTGGCTCTGGCATACCTCGGTCTTCGCTGGTCGGAGCTGGCCGCGCTGCGGTGTGAGGACGTGAACCTCGATCGTCGTCGGATCCACGTGGTCCAAAGGGCTACGGAAGTCGACGGCCGAATCGACGTCGATCAGCCAAAGAGCCGCGCGGGCCATAGGTACGTACCAATCCCCGGTCGAATCGTTCCCCTGCTCGAGGCCCGAATGGCCGCTAAAGCCTCAGATGCGCTGGTCTTCGCCTCGCCCGAAGGTGACTTTCTCCGGTCACGGAACTGGCGGCGGCGTTCCGGCTTCGACACCACGGCGAAGACTCTCGGCATCGTCGTCACACCTCATGACCTTCGGCGGACCTTCGGCAGCCTCGCGAGGATGGCTGGGGCAGACCTGCGCTTCATCCAGAAAGCGATGGGCCACGAGTCGATCACTACGACGGCGCGGATCTATGCGCACCTCTATGACGACGAGCTGGACACGGTGGCTGCTGCCCTTGACGGGCTGCACCCGGTGGACACGCCTCGGGAGCAGTGACATGTGCCCATTCCGTGCCCATTTGACGCTGCTCCTGGCCCTGCGAATCGCAAGAACCCTGATTTCTAGCGGCGCCCCCGGCAGTGTTTAGGTTCACGACATCGTTGACAGGTTAGGTCGTGGCGGGTGTCGATGACCGGTGATGGGTGAGTCGGGTCATCGTTGACAGATTCAGGTCGGTGATCGTTGACCGGTGAGTCGGGTCATCGTTGACGCTCGCGCGGCGCGGACGATTGGTGATGAACTCTCGTGAGAAGAATCAGGTGATCGTGCGGTCGGTGCTGGATCAGGGGTTGACGGTCGCGCAGGCCGCGGCGCGGTTCGGGGTCACGCGTCAGTGGGTGCACACGCTGGTGACTCGGTACCGGGCCGATGGCCCGCAAGGACTGGCACCGCGCAGCAAGGCACCGAAGTCACGACCGGGGACCACGAGTCAGGCGGTGCACGGGCGGATTGTCCAGTTGCGTCGTCAGCTCCACGCCGACGGCGCGGACGCCGGCCCGGAAACCATTGCTTGGCACCTGCGCGATGAGGGGTTGATGGCGCCGTCGACCTCCACGATCCGGCGGATCCTGCACGCTGAGGGGTTGGTGGTCCCGGAGCCGAAGAAGCGCCCGAAGTCCTCCTACATCCGCTTCGAGGCAGACCTGCCCAACGGGTGCTGGCAGGCCGACATCACCTACTGCTTCCTCGCTGATGGCACCCGCGTGGACGTCTTGGACTTCCTGGACGACCACTCCCGCTACCTGCTGTTCCTGCGTGCCGCATCTGCCTACAGCGGGCCCATGGTCGTGGCCGCACTGCAAGAACTGATCGACACCCACGGCGTACCGGCCTCGACCCTGACCGACAACGGGCTGGTCTTCACCGCTCGCCTGGCCGGCCGCACGGGTGGCCGCAATGGCTTCGAGAAGCTCCTGCAAGCCCACCACATCGAGCAGAAGAACGGGCACCCCGGCCACCCGCAGACCCAGGGCAAGATCGAACGCTTCCACCAGACCCTCAAGAAGTGGCTACGCCCCCGACCGGCACCGTCCACCACCACCGAATTGCAAGCCCTCCTGGACGAGTTCGCCCACTGGTACAACCACCAACGCCCGCACCGCTCCATCGGCCGACGCACCCCCGCGACCGCCTACACCGCACAGACCAAAGCCACTCCCGCCACCCCAGCGCATGACCCCGAATGGCGCACCCGCACGGACAAAATCGCCGCCGCCGGGACCGTGTCCCTGCGCTACGCCGGAAAGATGCGTCACCTGGGCCTCGGACGCGCCCTGGCAGGCCAACCCGTGCTCCTACTCATCCACGATGACCACGTGATCACCAGCCACGCAGAAACCGCAGAAATCCTGGCCGAACACCACATCGACCCCACCCGCGACTACCAACCAGCCACCCGACCACCCACCTGATCGTTGACACCGATGAGTCGCGACATCGACGACAAGCCCCGCGAACCTACAAAAAAGTCCTGAGTCGCGACACCGTGTAAACGATGTCGCGACTCAGGACACGGCGCCCCCGGCAGGATTCGAACCTGCGACACCTTCTTTAGGAGAGAAGTGCTCTTCCCCTGAGCTACGAGGGCATGACGCCGAGGCGCCTCGGACAGGGTAACTGCCGCGCGTGGGTGCGTGGGCATCGCCGAGGACCGCGCCCGGTGACCCGGCCGTCGTCGAGGCGGTTGCGCTGCGGCGCAGGCGTGTCCCACCGGTCTCGTCCTCCCGATGAATCGGCCCGCTCTTGTTAGCGTTGCCCCCGTGACCCAGCAGCCGACGACCCCCGCCCCGGTCCCGGCCGCCCTGACCGCGTTGCGCCGGGAACTCTCGGAGCTCGGCGGGCCCAACACCCTGATCTGGCCGGCCCGCGACCCGCACGTGGTGGACCTGAGCGCGGCCCACCCCGGCGGCGTCGCCATGCTGCTCTCCGGGCGCGACGCCCGCCTGTCCGACCTCGTGCGCGAACCGGGTGCCCTGCTGCGCGCCCAGCGCCACGCGGCGCAGCTCAGCGAGCACGTCGACGCGATCGAGGAGGAGCACGGGGTACGCACCTGCTTCCTCGCGATGGGCTCGGCCTCGTGGGCCGTCCCCGGGCAGGACGATCGACCGTTCGCGCCGATCCTGCTGCGCCGGGCGGTGCTGCGTCGCCTGCGGCCGGGGCCGGACTTCGCCCTCGACCTCGTCGACCGCGTCGAGCTCAACCCTGCCCTGCTGACCTACCTGCGCGGCGCGCTGCGCCTCCACCTCGAGGGCGACCAGCTCGTCGCCCTCGGCCGCGGTGACGGATCGGGCTTCAACCCCACCCCCGTCTACGACGCCCTGCGGGAGCGCTGCGCCGACCTGCCGGGGCTGCGGATCACCCCGCGTCTCGTCATCGGCTCCTTCCCGTACGGCAAGGCCGAGGCGCTCGCCGACATCACCGCGCTCTCCGACCCGGACCGACTGACCGAGACCGCCCCCCTTCGCGCGCTGCTGACCGGACAACCGATCACGGCACAGCGCGAACCCCGCAGCACCGCCGACACCGCCATCAGCGACGTGACCGCCGACCAGCAGGCCGTCCTCGACCGGGTCGCGGCGGGGGAGAGTCTCTTCGTCGACGCACCTCCCGGCACCGGGGCCGCCTGCCTGGTGGCCGCGACGATCGCCGCGGCCACGGCCCGCGGTCGCGGTGTGCTGCTCCTGAGTGAGAAGACCGCGCCCATCGGCGGCGTCCACGCCGAGCTGGAGCGTGCCGGCCTGTCCGACCTGCTGCTGAGGGTGAGTGACCCGGCCGCCGAGGTCGACCCGACGGTGGTCACCACCCGGTGGCAGGCCCGCCCGCCGGAGGGCGAGGGCCACCTGGCGGCGCCCGGCCGTCGTGCCGTGGAGGCCGCCCGGCTGCTCGAGGGCCACACCGAGGCGACCCACACCAAGCGCGAGCCGTGGGGCGTGTCCATCGCCGACGCCCACGACGCGATGGTCACGCTGGGCACCCGCCGCCCGGCGCCGCGCTCACGCGTCCGCCTCACCGGAGCGACCCTCGAGGTCATCGGGCCCGCCGACCGCGACGCCCTCGTCGCCCAGCTCACCGGCGTCGCGAAGCGCCGGGCCTGGCGCCCCGGTCGACAGGAGCAGCCGTGGGCCGGCGCTCGCATGCACACCCAGCACGACGTCGACGACGTCCTCGCCGCACTCGAGCGGCTCCGTGGGGACGAAGGGAGCCTCGCCCGCCTGCGCAGCACCGTCCGCGAGGTGTTCGCGGACATCGCCGAGCCCCGCGCGTCCTGCCCGGCCGACCACGGCCGCTTCCTCTCCGGTATCGAGGAGATCAGCGACACCCTCGAGGTCTTCCGCGCGGAGGTCTTCGACACCCCGTTGGACGACCTGCTCACGGCGACCGCGCCCGTCGGATCGGCCAGCGGCGGTGAGTCGCTCGGCGTCTTCGAGCGGCGACGCCTGCGCCGCCAGGCGAGCAAGCTCCTGCGCCCGGGGCGACCGCCCTCGGACGTGCACGCGGCCCTCGCCCTGGCGGCCACGCAGCGGCGCAACTGGTCCCGCCTGACCGGGGGCGGCGGCCGCCCGCGGATCCCGGCCGACATCGCTCGGGCGCACAGGGCCTACGAGCGCGTGTACGCGGACCTGACCCACCTGGGCGCCGTCCTCGCCGACACCCCGGCCGGTGGCCGGCTGCTCGACACCCCGTGGGACGAGCTGGAGCGGCGCCTCGACGACCTCGCCAAGGACACCGCCGGTGCGCGCGCCATCCCCGAGGTCATCGACGACCTCGACGACCTGCGCGCCCGCGGTCTGGGCGAGCTCGTCGACGACCTCGCCGCCCGCCGCGTCGAGCCCGCCGCCGTCGGCGATGAGGTGCGATTCGTCTGGTGGGGCTCCGTGCTCGCCGAGGCCAGCCGCGACGAGCGGTACGACCAGGTCTCCGGGGATCGCCTCGACGCCGCCCTGCGGACCTTCGTCGAGGCCGACCGGGCGAGCCTGGGCGCCAACGCTGCCCGCATCGCCACCCGTCAGCGAGAGCACTTCCACCGGGTCGGCCGCGGGATGCGTTCCGTGGCCCGGGAGGTGGCCGCGGTCGAGGCGGGCACGCTTCCTGCCCCGCCGTGGAACGCCGTCGTCGAGCGCTGGGGCGGTCTGCTCCGGGCCGTGGCACCCGCGTGGGCCATGTCCCCCTTCGTCGTCGGCCAGGTGCTGCCGCTGCGCGAGCGATTCGATCTCGTCATCGTCGACGACGCCTCCCGGACCACGCTGGCCCGGGCCTTCTCCGGCATCGCCCGCGGCAGTCAGCTGCTCGTGATCGGTGATCGCGGCCAGCTGCCCCCGCGGGTGTGGAGCGCCGACGGCGCAGTCGCCGCGCCCGCCGCACCGAAGCAGTCCCTCGCCGACCTCGCCGCGCAGGTCCTGCCGACGCAGCCCCTGCGCGACAGCGCCTACCCGCGTCCGCGGGTCACCCCTCGTCTGGGCGACTCCGCCGCCGCAGAGGTCGTGCACCCGCCCACACCGCGCGAACGGGAGGACGTGCGGCTCGTCCACGTCGACGGCACGGGCCCGGTCGACGAGCGAACCGGACTCGTCGAGACCACCATCTCGGAGGTCGAGGCGGTGCTGGGGCTGGTGCGCGCCCACCTGCACGAGCACCCGCGCCACTCTCTCGGGATCGTCACCTTCTCACGACGCCACGCGGACGAGGTCACCCACGCGATCGCCGAGCTCCTCGCCTCGGACCGGGCGCTGGCCGCGGCGGCCGCTGCCCTCCCGGAGCCGCTCATCGTCAAGCCCGCCGATCGGTGGCAGCGGGAGCAGCGTGACCGGGTCATCGTGTCCGTCGGCTTCGGCCGCAGCGCGCAGGGCGCGATCGTCGATCGTCTCGGGGCCCTCAGCGGACCGTTCGGGGAGCAGCTCGTCCTGCTCGCCGCGACCCGTGCGCGGCGCACCGCGACCTGGGTGACGACGTTCTCCCGGAGTGACGTCAAGGACGACCCCGACCGGGCCGGCCACCGCGCTCTGCGCACCCTGCTGATGAGCATCGAGGAGGAGGGGCCCGGGTCCGAGGCCAGTGCCGACGAGCTCAGCCCGCTGCTTGCCGGCTTCGTCGAGCGACTGCGCGCCAGCGGGCTGGTCGTCCACACCAGTCTCGGCGAGGGTGAGTACCGGATCGACATCGCCGTCGCGGACCCCCGGGACACGTCACGGTTGCTCGTCGCCGTCGACGTGGACGGGCCGGGCTACGCGGGGCTGGCATCAACCCGGCAGCGCGACCGGATCCTCGTCGAGCGGCTCCTCGACCTGGGCTGGCACCACCTGCGGCTGTGGGCGGTCGACATCTTCGCCGACCCCGCCCGTCAGGAGGCGCAGGTGCAGCGCGCGGTGCGACAGGCGATCGAGGATGATGAGCAGCATGGGTGACGAGGAGACGACCCCCGAGCAGGAGCCGACCGATCGGGCCCGGCCTCGGGTGCGGCGCCGACGGCCCGATCAGACGAGCGACGACACCGACCGGGGTTGGGGCGAGGTCCCGGGAGACGACGACGCGCACGACCGCTGGCTGCAGGAGCAGCGGCCGCCGCACTGGGAGTAGGGCTCAGCGTGTCCGGGGCCGAAGGTGGTTGCCGGCGATCATGCAGCGCACCGACCCACCGGCTCCCTCGATGGTCGGGACGGGCACCGCCAGCACCCGGCAGGATCGCCGGATGACCGCCAGCTGGTCGGGGCGAAGGGAGTCGACCGCCGTGGTCGACATCACCAGGGCCCGGTCGGGGTCGGCGGGGTGACGTCGACGCGCGGCCAGCTCGATGCAGTTGCCGGCGAAGCGGTGGACCTGCTGTGCGGTGAGCTCGACGACGGTCTTGCCCGAGTCGCGCAGACGACGCAGCACCCACTCCCGCTGTCCGTGGTCAGTGATCATCCCGGACCCGACGAGGGCGAGCTGCGTGCCCACCGACATCAACACGTTGGTGTGGTAGACGGGCAGGCCCCGCTCGTCGACGGCGTCGAAGAGCACCGGCTCGTAGTCGTGGTCGGCGCAGAAGTCCGCCAGCAGCTCGGGGGAGAGCCGGTTGGACCGGCAGGCGTAGGCCAGGCGCGCGTCGTGGTCGAGGACCATCGCGCCCGTCCCCTCGAGGAACTGCTCGTCGTACTCGGCCGCCGAGTAGTCGATGACCCGGCGCACGACGAACTCGCGCTTGAGGTCCTCGATGATGTCGGCGCGACGCTCGCTCCGGCGATTCGTGGCGTACATCGGGTACAGCGCCACGGACCCGTCCGGGTGGGTGGAGAACCAGTTGTTCGGGAAGACGCTGTCGGGTGTGTGCGTCGTGTGGTCGTCGAAGAGCGACACCTCCACCCCGGCGCCCGTCAGGACGCGGGCCACACCGGTCACCTCGTCGTGGGCTCGCACGGCCACCGTCCGCGGGTCCTCGGCGAGGTGCGACTGGAAGCCGTTGTCCTGCGCGGTCATCGGGTTGGGGGTGAAGTGGCGCGGGCGCACGAGCACCACCGCGGACGGGGCCTGGACGCTGGTCGCCGACGTCGTCGTGGGCGCCACGCGCAGCTCGCTGGTCGCGCTCATCCGACCGGCTTGAGCGAGGTGACGAGGGAGAAGAGGTCCTTCGGGTCCTGCGGATCGGCGACGAGGTCGATGGAGACCTGCAGGTCGGTGCCCGCGGTCGCGTCACGCGCGCACCGCAGCGCGGCGAAGTCGGCGATGGCGAAACCGACGGAGTCGAAGACGGTGATCTCCTGCGTCGAAGCGCGGCCCTCTGCCTCGCCGGTGAGCACCTGCCAGAACTCCACGACCGGGAATTCGGGGTCCATCTGCTGGATCTCGCCCTCGATGCGGGTCTGCGGCGGGTACTCGACGAAGACCCGGCTCCGGGTGAGGATGCGTGCCTCGAGCTCGGTCTTGCCCGGGCAGTCGCCGCCGATGGCGTTGATGTGCACGCCGGGCTCGATCATGTCGTCGGTCAGGATCGTGGCCATCTGCTTGTCGGCTGTGCAGGTGGTGATGATGTCCGCCCCGCGGACGGCCTGGGCGGTCGAGGTCGCCTCGGTGATCCGAAAGCCGAGCGGCTCGAGGTTGCGCCGTAGCTTGGCCATCGCGGCGGGGTCGGTGTCGAAGACCTGCAGGTCCTCGATGCCCATGGCGGCACGGAAGGCCAGGGACTGGAACTCGGCCTGCGACCCGGTGCCGATGAGTGCCATGACGCGCGAGTCGGGGCGGGCGAGGACCCGTCCGGTGAGCGCCGACGTCGCGGCGGTGCGCAGCGCGGTCAGCAGGGTCATCTCCGAGAGGAAGACCGGGTAGCCGTTGTCGACGTCGGCGAGCATGCCGAAGGCGGTCACGGTCTGGAAGCCACGGCTGGGGTTGAGTGGGTGGCCGTTGACGTACTTGAAGGAGTAGGTGACGTCGTCCGACGTCGGCATCAGCTCGATGACGCCGAAGGGGGTGTGGCTCGCGACCCGTGGTGTCTTGTCGAAGCGGGGCCACCGGGCGAAGTCCTCCTCGACGTACCGGGTCATCCTGCCGAGGACGTTCTCTGCGCCGTCGCGCTGGATCCAGCGGCTCATGCTGGGCACGTCGAGGAACTGCGTCATGGTCTCTCCTTCGTCCGGTCCCGGGGTTGTCCGGTCTCTCGAATTCAGACTAGAACTCTCGATTTGCAGGCGAAAGATGAGAATTGGTCGATTTGTGTCAAGGACGCGTGCACTTTGTCGGGCTCGAAATACCATGATGTGCATGTATCACCCGACGGACCTCGACAAGCGCCTCATCTCGGCCCTGCGCAAGGACGGCCGCGCGCCCGTCTCGACGCTGGCCCAGCAGCTCGGGGTGTCCCGGGCCACGGTGACCGCGCGCATCG
The DNA window shown above is from Janibacter sp. A1S7 and carries:
- the ctlX gene encoding citrulline utilization hydrolase CtlX, whose translation is MSATSELRVAPTTTSATSVQAPSAVVLVRPRHFTPNPMTAQDNGFQSHLAEDPRTVAVRAHDEVTGVARVLTGAGVEVSLFDDHTTHTPDSVFPNNWFSTHPDGSVALYPMYATNRRSERRADIIEDLKREFVVRRVIDYSAAEYDEQFLEGTGAMVLDHDARLAYACRSNRLSPELLADFCADHDYEPVLFDAVDERGLPVYHTNVLMSVGTQLALVGSGMITDHGQREWVLRRLRDSGKTVVELTAQQVHRFAGNCIELAARRRHPADPDRALVMSTTAVDSLRPDQLAVIRRSCRVLAVPVPTIEGAGGSVRCMIAGNHLRPRTR
- a CDS encoding ornithine cyclodeaminase; this encodes MTQFLDVPSMSRWIQRDGAENVLGRMTRYVEEDFARWPRFDKTPRVASHTPFGVIELMPTSDDVTYSFKYVNGHPLNPSRGFQTVTAFGMLADVDNGYPVFLSEMTLLTALRTAATSALTGRVLARPDSRVMALIGTGSQAEFQSLAFRAAMGIEDLQVFDTDPAAMAKLRRNLEPLGFRITEATSTAQAVRGADIITTCTADKQMATILTDDMIEPGVHINAIGGDCPGKTELEARILTRSRVFVEYPPQTRIEGEIQQMDPEFPVVEFWQVLTGEAEGRASTQEITVFDSVGFAIADFAALRCARDATAGTDLQVSIDLVADPQDPKDLFSLVTSLKPVG